Sequence from the Actinocatenispora sera genome:
CACGGGCTGGTCGCGCTGCTGGAGATCCAGGCGTCCCGGTCCGCGGCGCGCACCGCCGCCGACGGCACCCCGGTACCGCTGGCCGAGCAGGACCGCGGCCGGTGGGATCCGCTGCTGATCCGGCGCGGGTTCGCCGCGCTGCTGCGCGCCCGGGACACCGGCGAGCCGCCCGGCCGGTACGTGCTGCAGGCCGCCATCGCCGCCTGCCACGCCCGGGCCCGGCGGGCGGAGGACACCGACTGGGCGGAGATCACCGCGCTGTACGACGCGCTGGTACGGCTGCTGCCGACGCCGGTGGTACGGCTCAACCGGGCCGTCGCTGTCGGCCTGGCGCGCGGACCGGCGGCCGGCCTCGCCGCGGTCGACGAGCTGGCCGGCGACCCGGCCCTGCGCGACTACCACCTGCTCCCCGGGGTACGGGCCGACCTGCTCGCCCGGCTCGACCGGCCCGCCGAGGCGCGCCGCGAGTACGACCGGGCGGCGGCGCTGGCCCGCACGGCCGCGGAACGGCGGTTCCTGCGCCGCCGGGCCGCCGAGCTGCCCGCCGCGCCGTCGACCGGCCGCACCCTGGACACCGCCGTGGCCGAGTTCCTCGGCAGCGACCGGCACCGCGCCGGCACGCTCCGCTCGTACCGGCAGACGCTGCGCCGGATCGTCCTCGACCTCGGCCCGAACACCCCGCTGGCCGAGATCACCGCCGACTCCGTGGCCCGGGTCTTCGCCGTCGCCTGGGGCACCGCCGCGGCCCGTACCTGGAACCGGCACCGGGCGGCGGTCCGGTCGTTCGGCGCCTGGGTCGGCCGCAGCGGCCTCGACGTCGGGCTGGACCGCCGGGCCGAGCCGGCGGAGCGTACCGAGCCGCTGCCGGCGGCCGACCTCGCCGCGCTCTGCGCCCGGCCCGACGTCGCGCTCCGGGAGCGCGCGCTGTGGCTGCTGCTGGCCGAGTCCGGCGCCCCGGTCGGCACGGTGCTCGGTCTCGACGTCGACGACCTCGACCTGCCGAACCGCCGCGCCCGGGGCGACCGCGGCTGGCTGACCTGGGGTACCGGCTCCGCGGCGGTGCTGCCCGAGCTGGTTGCCGGCCGGCGACGCGGGCCGCTGTTTCGCAGCGACCGCCGGCCCGCTCCGGCCCGCCGGCCGGCGGACGCCGACCTGTGCCCGGACACCGGCCGGCGGCGGCTGTCCTACGAACGCGCCGAGTACCTGTTCAAGCGCGCCAGCGGCGGCCGCACCCTGCGCCAGCTGCGTACCCGCGGCTGACCGTCGCGGCCGCGGCCGTATGGCCGAGTGTCGGCTGCGGCGGTATGGCCGAGTGTCGGCTGCGGCGGGGCCGGGCCGTCACTGCTCGCCGAGTCTGACCCTGATCTTCTGCTGGTTGCCGTCCCGGTCCACGGTCACCTCGACGGTGTCGCCCGGCTTGTGTTCGGCGAGGATCGCGGTCAGCTCCGCGACGTCGGTCACCTGGGTACCGCCGACCGCGGTGATCACGTCGCCGGCCTTGATGCCCGCCTTGTCCGCCGGGCCGTTCTTCTGCACCGACACGACCGCCGCGCCGGCCGGCTGGAAGTCCTGGTTCAGCACCGGCCGTACCGTCACGCCCAGCGCCGCGCGGCCCGACTTGCTGACCGAGCCCTGCTCGATGATCTGGTCGGCGATCCGGCTGACCGTGTTGCTGGACAGCGCGAAGCCGATGCCGGGGGCGGCGCCGCCCTCCTGCTGGTCCGTCGCCGCCAGCGTCGGCACCCCGACGACCTGCGAGTTCATGTCGACCAGGGCGCCGCCGCTGTTGCCCGGGTTGATCGCCGCCGAGGTCTGCACCATGTCGGTGATCGTGGTGGCGGGGCTGCCCTCGCTGCCGGGCTCCTGCACCGTACGGCCGACCGCCGAAACGATGCCGTTGGTCACCGAACCGGACAGTCCCAGCGGGCTGCCCATCGCCAGTACCTGCTGACCCACCCGCAGCTTGCCGGAGTCGCCGAACTTGGCCGCCGGTACCTTCAGGCCGCCGGATACCCTGATCACCGCGATGTCGCTCGGCGGGTAGCTCGCCACCAGCGTCGCCGACAGCGGCTTCCGGCTGGTCGCCGTGGTCACCTCGAACGTCTTCGCGGCGCCCACGACGTGCGCGTTCGTCACGATGTCGCCCTTGTCGTCGTAGACGACACCCGAGCCGAGGCCCTCGGACGTGTTGATCTGCACCACCGAGCGCAGCACGTTCGACACGACCTTCTCGTACGAGCTGCTCTGCTGGTCCTGGCCCGCCGCGGCGGTACTGCTCGGCGTGCCGGAACCGTCCTTCTTGCCACCGCCCGTGCAGCCGGCCAGTACCACCGCGGTCAGCAGTACCGGCAGCACCACCATCACCGATCGTTTCCCGTACATGACCTGTGGTTACCAGCCTGCGCGGTACAGCGTGGCCGTTTCGATGAACCGTCCCCAGGCCCGAGTGTGTTGATCAAGGCCCGAGTGTGTTGATCAAGGGATCGGTGCATCGAGTCCTGGGCGAACGTGTCCCGATCCCTTGATCAACGCGCGGGGTCCTTGATCAACGCGCGGGGTCCTTGATCAACGCGTGGGGTGCCATTCGGGGGCGCGGGCGGCCTCGGCGGCGATGGTGGTGTGCGAGCCGTGCCCGGTGTGTACGGTCGTCGAGCCCGGCAGGGTCAGCAGCCGGTCGGTGATCGAGGCGACGATCGTGTCGAAGTCCGAGTACGACCGGCCGGTCGCGCCCGGCCCGCCCTCGAACAGCGTGTCGCCGGTGAACACCGCCGACAGCGCCGGCGCGTGGAAGCAGCACGACCCGGGCGAGTGTCCCGGCGTGTGCAGTACCCGCAGGTCGACGCCGGCCACGGTGAGCGTCTCGCCGTCGGCCAGCTCGGCGTGCGGCGCCCGGTCCGGATGCACCAGATCCCACAGCACCCGGTCGTCGGGGTGCAGCAGCACCGGCGCGTCGACCAGCTCGGACAGTGCCAGCGCGGCGTCCACGTGATCGGAGTGTGCGTGCGTACAGGCGATCGCGACGACGTCCCGGCCGGCGACCAGCTCGGCGATCGCGGCCGCGTCGTGCGGCGCGTCGATCAGCAGGCACTCGTGCGCGTCGCCGACCAGCCAGACGTTGTTCTGCACGTCCCAACGGCCGCCGTCCAGCTCGAACACGCCGTCGGTGACGATCTGCTCGATCCTCGTCGTCATCGGCGCGCTCACAACACCACGACGCTGCGCAGCACCTCGCCGCGCTGCATTGCGCCGAACGCCGCCTCCACGTCGTCGATGCCGATCTTCTCGGACACGAACGACTCCAGCGGCAGCCGGCCCTGCCGGTACAGCTCGATCAGCATCGGAAAGTCGCGGTTCGGCAGGCAGTCGCCGTACCAGGAAGACTTGAGGGCGCCGCCGCGGCTGAACACGTCCAGCAGCGGCAGCTCCAGCGTCATCTCCGGGGTCGGCACCCCGACCAGCACCACGGTGCCGGCAAGATCCCGGGCGTAGAACGCCTGCCGGTACGTCTCCGGCCGGCCCACCGCCTCGATCGCCACGTCCACGCCGTTGCCGCCGGTCAGCGCCCTGATCTCGGCGACCGGGTCGGCGTTGCGGGAGTTCACCGTGTGGGTGGCGCCGAACGTACGCGCCCAGTCGAGCTTGCGGTCGTCCACGTCGACCGCCACCACCGTGGTCGCGCCGGCCAGCACCGCCCCGGCGATCGCCGCGTCCCCGACGCCGCCGCACCCGAACACCGCGACCGAGTCGCCCCGGCCGACCTGACCGGTGTTGATCGCCGCGCCCAGCCCGGCCATCACCCCGCAGCCGAGCAGGCCCGCCACCGTCGCCGGCGTCTGCGCGTCGACCTTCGTACACTGGCCGGCCGCCACCAGGGTGAGCTCGGCGAACGCGCCGATGCCCAGCGCCGCGGACAGCGGCGTGCCATCGGCGCGGGTCATCTTCTGCGTCGCGTTGCGGGTGTCGAAACACAGCCAGGGCCGGCCCCGCCGGCAGGCCCGGCACACGCCGCACACGGCGCGCCAGTTGAGGATCACGAAGTCGCCCGGCGCCACCTCGGTGACGTCCGGGCCGACCGCCTCGACCGTCCCGGCCGCCTCGTGCCCCAACAGGTAGGGAAACTCGTCCCCGATCCCGCCGTCGCGGTAGTGCAGGTCGGTGTGGCACACCCCGCAGGCGGCCACCCGTACCAGGGCCTCGCCCGGACCGGGATCGGGCACGGTGATCGTCTCGACGCTGACCGGTGTGTCCCGGGCGGTGGCCAGGACTGCGCGTACCTCGTGCGACATGACTGCGATCGTGGCCTGTCCGGCGGCGCGGCGCAACGACCCCCGCCGGTACCGCTCCGCCCCCGGTATCGCTCCGCCCCGGGCACCGCTCCGCCCCCGAAGCGCGCCGCGCGGTCGCTACGTGGTGGCGCGCGACGGCGCCGGAGGCGCGACTTCGCTGGCCAGGCGCACGCTCGCTCGTACCGACCACGCGCCGGCGCGGCCCGGCGGACTATTGCCCGGCAGGCCGTGAGAGGAGGATGGCCGGCCGGGAGCGGGTACGCAACTGCCGCCAGGGGCCCTCGTTGCGTACACCGAGCCGCCGTGAGATCAACTGTTGGGCAGGAGGTACCGCGCTTGCCGGTGAGCCGGGTACCGGTGACAGTGCCGGCGATCCTCGCGCCGCGGGCGCCGTACCTCCGTGGCGGATCCGGCGACGGCAGCGGTCGTCGCACGGGCCGCGACCAGCACGGCCATTGCCGAGCAGCGGAGAAGACGATGAGCCACGACAGCCTGCCCAGCGGTCTGGTCACCTTCCTGTTCACCGACATCGAAGGCTCCACCAGACTCGCGCACGCACTGGGACCCGGCTACCGGGTGGTACTCGGCGAGCATCGACGGCTGATGCGGCGCTGTCTCGGCGAGTACGGCGGAGCGGAGCTGCTCACCGAGGGCGACTCGTTCTTCGCCGCCTTCGCCGATGCGGCCGACGCGGTGCGCGCCTGCATCCGGGCCCAGCGCGCCCTCGCCGCCCACCCGTGGCCGGCGCCCGACCTGCGCCCCCGGGTACGCATGGGGCTGCACACCGGGCACGCTGTCGCCGCCGACGGTGAGTACGCCAGCCTCGAGGTGCACCGGGCCGCCCGCGTCGCCGCCGCGGCGGCCGGCGACCAGGTGCTGTGCACCGCCGCGACCGCGGCCCGGATCGTGGCCGCCACCACGGCCCGACCCGAACGCGCTACGACGCCTGCCGACGCCGCGATTTCGATGCGGCCCGGCGACGCGACCGCGACGCGGCTCGACGGCGTCGTGCTCACCGACCTCGGGCTGCACCGGCTGCGCGGTTTCGACGACCGGACCCGGCTGTACCAGATCGTCGCGCCGGGCCTGGCGCGCGACTTTCCCCGGCCCAAGACGGTGGACGGCCGGTGCCACAACCTGCCGGAGCCGCTGACCAGGTTCGTCGGGCGGGGCCGGGACCGGGCCGAACTGGCCGCGCTGGTCCGCCGGCACCGGCTCGTCACCGTCTGGGGTACCGGCGGCGTCGGCAAGACCCGGCTGGCCGTCGAGGTGGCCCGCGACCTGCTCCGGCCGGTACAGCCGGTGCCGCCGGACGGTGGGTCCGATCCGGCCACCGACCGGCTCGCCGACGGCGCCTGGCTGATCGACCTGGCCGGGCTCGGGGACGGGTCGAGGCGGGCCGGCGACCGGTCGGTGGCCGGGCTGCTGGCAGCGGCGTTGGGGCTTCGGCCCGGACCCGGTCAGCGGGCCGTCGACGTGCTGGTCGAACACCTCCAGCCGCGCCGCTGCCTGCTGCTGGTGGACACCTGCGAGGTGGCCCGCGGTGCGGCCCGGGGGCTGCTGGCCCGGCTGCTCGCCAGCTGCCCGCTGGTGCGGGTGCTCGCGACCGGCCGGACCCCGCTCGGGGTGCCCGGCGAGATGCTCTGGCATCTCGGCCCGCTCGGCCGGGTCGAGTCGACCGAACTGCTGGCCGACCGGCTCGGCGCCACCGCGGACGGCCGGCTTGGCAGCGCTGCGGACGGCCGGCTCGGCGCCACCGGGGACGGCCGGCTTGGCGGCGCTGGGGACGGCCGGCTCGGCGCGACCGGGGACGGCCGGGCCGGCATGCCCGGCGACGGTCGGGCCGGTGGTCTCGCCCGGCTGGCCGGGCAGCTCGCCGGGCTGCCCGCGGCGCTGGAACTGGCCGTTCCGCGGCTGCGGGCGCTGCCGGCCGCGGTGGTGGCCGACCTGCTGAGCGGCCCGGACGCCGACCCGGACGCCGTGCTGAGGGCGGGAACCCCGCCGGTGGACCTCGACTGGCCGATGGACCCGGACCAGCGGACGAGCCGGCCGCGGACCGGGGAGACTGCTGCGGAGCCGGCCCGGCAGGCCAGCCTGGATGCGAACCTCGCCTGGTCGTACCGGCTGCTGTCGCCGCCCGCGGCGCGGCTGTTGCGCTGGCTGGCGGCGTGGCCGGGCGCGCTGGACCTGGCCGCGGTGGAGTGGTTGACCGCGGACTGGCTGGATCGGGGTACGGCCTGCGTCGCGATCGCCGACCTGGTGGACGCGGCGCTGGTCGAGGTGGACCTGACCGCGACGAGTGCCACCTACCGGCTGCTCGACCCGGTGCGGTGGCCGGCGCGCCGGTTGGCGGTGGCGCACGGCGAAGCTGGCCGGGTCAGGGCGCGCCACCAGCTGTGGCAGCGGCAGATCGCCTGGGTGCCGACGCTGCAGCCGCTCGGCGAGCCGGTCGCCGGCTGAGTCCGGCGGGGCGCCGGCCGTGCGTCGGCTCTGCGCGCGGTGACGGTCGGGGCCGGTGACGGTCGGGCGGGTGGCGGTCGGGCCGGTGGCGGTCGAGGTCAGGTGTCGAGCAGGGTCGCCGGGTGGAGCGTCACCGGGAACGGGTGCTCGACGGTGAGCTGCTCGTCCCAGGTGACCGCGCCGACCTGCTCGTACCGCCCGTCGACCAGCTCCAGCACTCGGATCGTCGCCTTTTCCGCATCGACGATCCAATAGGCGGCGACGCCGGTGCGGGCGTACGTCTCCAGCTTGACGGTCAGGTCCTTGCGCTTGGTCGACGCCGACAGCACCTCGACCGCGAGCAGTGGCGGTCGCTGGATGGTCTTCTCCCCGACGTCGTCCTCCCGCACCACCAGCAGGTCGGGCTGCACCGAGGTGAACCGGTCGGGCTGGTAGTCGAGTGGTGCCATGAAGACCTTCAGGTCCGGCGGGCACGCGGTGTGCAGCAGCACGTGCAGCTCGCCCACGGTGTTCTGGTGAGCCGGGGCCGGCGCCGGGCTCACGACGAGCATCCCGTCGAACAGCTCGTACTGCAGGCCGTCGTCGGGGAGCTTGGCGAGGTCGTCGACCGTCCAGGGGCCGGTCGGCGGCAGCACCAGGCCCGCCGCCTTGAGGTCGCCCTCATCGCGCTGCACCGGCATGACCATGATGATGCTCCGTTTCGTCTCGGTGGGCAGGGGTCATACGGCGATGATGACCGCTTGGCCCGGCAACGCCCCGGTTGTCCACAGGTTGCGGCGCCGTTGTCCACAGGTACGGCGGGGCGGGTTGCGGCACCATCCGATGTGAGGTAGCGACCCGGTTCCGGGGGTCTCCGACAGCGCGTAGAAGCACCTGCCACAATGGCGGGGTTGTGACCTCAGCTGACTCGACGGCCGGCGCCGGCTACCCGAGCGACGCCCCCGTTTCCCAGGACCTGTTCGATCGCGCCCGCGCCGTGGTGCCGGGCGGGGTCAACTCACCCGTCCGCGCGTTCCAGGCGGTCGGCGGCACGCCCCGGTTCATGGTGCGCGGCTCCGGGCCGTACCTGTTCGACGCGGACGGCCGGCGCTACGTCGACCTGGTCTGCTCGTGGGGGCCGCTGATCCTCGGGCACGCGCACCCGAGCGTGATCGAGGCCGTGACGACCGCGGCGGCCGCCGGTACCAGCTTCGGTACCCCGACGCCGGGCGAGGTGACGCTCGCCGAGGAGATCGTCGCGCGGACCCCGGTCGAGCAGGTGCGGCTGGTCAACTCCGGTACCGAGGCGACGATGAGCGCGATCCGGCTGGCCCGGGGCGCGACCGGCCGGACCAAGGTCATCAAGTTCGCCGGCTGCTACCACGGGCACGTGGACGCGCTGCTCGCCGCGGCCGGCTCGGGCGTCGCCACGCTCGCCGAGGCGGCCGAGCGCAGCGGGTCCGCGGTGCCCGATTCGCCCGGGGTCAGGGGGGCGGAGACGGCGGACACGATCGTGCTGCCGTACAACGACGTCGCGGCGGTCGAGGCCGCGTTCGCGGCCAACCCGGACACCGTCGCGGCGGTGATCACCGAGGCCGCGGCCGGCAACATGGGTGTGGTCGCGCCGCGCGACGGCTTCAACGCCACGCTCGCCGAGCTGGCCCACCGGTACGGCGCGCTGCTGATCGTCGACGAGGTGATGACCGGGTTCCGGGCCGCCCGTGGCGGTTGGAGCGAGCTGGACCCGGCCGACGCCGACCTGTACACGTTCGGCAAGGTGATGGGCGGCGGGCTGCCGGCAGCGGCGTTCGGCGGCCGGCGCGAGATCATGGCCCAGCTCGCCCCGAACGGCCCGGTCTACCAGGCCGGCACCCTGTCCGGGAACCCGCTGGCCTGCGCCGCCGGCCTGGCCACCCTCCGCGGCTGCACCCCCGAGCTGTACGCGCAGCTCGACAGCACCGCGCACACCATCGCCGAGCTGGCCGACAAGGCGCTGACCGGGGCGGGCGTGCCGCACCGGGTGTCGTTCGCCGGGACGATGTTCTCGGTGTTCTTCACCGACGCCGAGGTGCGCGACTTCGCCGGCGCGAAGCGCCAGCACACCGCCGCCTACGCGGCGTTCTTCCACGCGATGCTCGACCGCGGCGTCTACCTGCCGCCGAGCGCGTTCGAGGTGTGGTTCGTCTCGGGCGCGCACGACGCCGCCGCGGTGGAGCAGATCGCCGCCGCCCTGCCGGACGCGGCCCGCGCCGCCGCCGCCCTGGACACTCTGTGACCCCCGATGTGCCCACCGAGCCGGAGCCGACGATGCCGCTGACCACCACCGTGCACCTGCTGCGGCACGGCGAGGTGCACAACCCGGAGAA
This genomic interval carries:
- a CDS encoding sigma-70 family RNA polymerase sigma factor: MSDVEAALDAVWKLESARIIAALTRLVHDVGLAEELAQDALVAALERWRADGVPDSPAAWLTTVAKRRAVDHLRRSARADRATERIGYQQQAAAAEAEPDDVLRLMLLTCHPVLAPPYRVALTLRLVGGLTVAEIGRAFLVDEPTVVRRIAAARRTLAEAGARFALPAADELADRIAAVLDVLYLIFNEGYTASAGDDLIRPGLCLEALRLARLLAALAPGTAEVHGLVALLEIQASRSAARTAADGTPVPLAEQDRGRWDPLLIRRGFAALLRARDTGEPPGRYVLQAAIAACHARARRAEDTDWAEITALYDALVRLLPTPVVRLNRAVAVGLARGPAAGLAAVDELAGDPALRDYHLLPGVRADLLARLDRPAEARREYDRAAALARTAAERRFLRRRAAELPAAPSTGRTLDTAVAEFLGSDRHRAGTLRSYRQTLRRIVLDLGPNTPLAEITADSVARVFAVAWGTAAARTWNRHRAAVRSFGAWVGRSGLDVGLDRRAEPAERTEPLPAADLAALCARPDVALRERALWLLLAESGAPVGTVLGLDVDDLDLPNRRARGDRGWLTWGTGSAAVLPELVAGRRRGPLFRSDRRPAPARRPADADLCPDTGRRRLSYERAEYLFKRASGGRTLRQLRTRG
- a CDS encoding S1C family serine protease yields the protein MYGKRSVMVVLPVLLTAVVLAGCTGGGKKDGSGTPSSTAAAGQDQQSSSYEKVVSNVLRSVVQINTSEGLGSGVVYDDKGDIVTNAHVVGAAKTFEVTTATSRKPLSATLVASYPPSDIAVIRVSGGLKVPAAKFGDSGKLRVGQQVLAMGSPLGLSGSVTNGIVSAVGRTVQEPGSEGSPATTITDMVQTSAAINPGNSGGALVDMNSQVVGVPTLAATDQQEGGAAPGIGFALSSNTVSRIADQIIEQGSVSKSGRAALGVTVRPVLNQDFQPAGAAVVSVQKNGPADKAGIKAGDVITAVGGTQVTDVAELTAILAEHKPGDTVEVTVDRDGNQQKIRVRLGEQ
- a CDS encoding MBL fold metallo-hydrolase, which produces MTTRIEQIVTDGVFELDGGRWDVQNNVWLVGDAHECLLIDAPHDAAAIAELVAGRDVVAIACTHAHSDHVDAALALSELVDAPVLLHPDDRVLWDLVHPDRAPHAELADGETLTVAGVDLRVLHTPGHSPGSCCFHAPALSAVFTGDTLFEGGPGATGRSYSDFDTIVASITDRLLTLPGSTTVHTGHGSHTTIAAEAARAPEWHPTR
- a CDS encoding S-(hydroxymethyl)mycothiol dehydrogenase, whose amino-acid sequence is MSHEVRAVLATARDTPVSVETITVPDPGPGEALVRVAACGVCHTDLHYRDGGIGDEFPYLLGHEAAGTVEAVGPDVTEVAPGDFVILNWRAVCGVCRACRRGRPWLCFDTRNATQKMTRADGTPLSAALGIGAFAELTLVAAGQCTKVDAQTPATVAGLLGCGVMAGLGAAINTGQVGRGDSVAVFGCGGVGDAAIAGAVLAGATTVVAVDVDDRKLDWARTFGATHTVNSRNADPVAEIRALTGGNGVDVAIEAVGRPETYRQAFYARDLAGTVVLVGVPTPEMTLELPLLDVFSRGGALKSSWYGDCLPNRDFPMLIELYRQGRLPLESFVSEKIGIDDVEAAFGAMQRGEVLRSVVVL
- a CDS encoding Uma2 family endonuclease, which produces MVMPVQRDEGDLKAAGLVLPPTGPWTVDDLAKLPDDGLQYELFDGMLVVSPAPAPAHQNTVGELHVLLHTACPPDLKVFMAPLDYQPDRFTSVQPDLLVVREDDVGEKTIQRPPLLAVEVLSASTKRKDLTVKLETYARTGVAAYWIVDAEKATIRVLELVDGRYEQVGAVTWDEQLTVEHPFPVTLHPATLLDT
- the hemL gene encoding glutamate-1-semialdehyde 2,1-aminomutase; amino-acid sequence: MTSADSTAGAGYPSDAPVSQDLFDRARAVVPGGVNSPVRAFQAVGGTPRFMVRGSGPYLFDADGRRYVDLVCSWGPLILGHAHPSVIEAVTTAAAAGTSFGTPTPGEVTLAEEIVARTPVEQVRLVNSGTEATMSAIRLARGATGRTKVIKFAGCYHGHVDALLAAAGSGVATLAEAAERSGSAVPDSPGVRGAETADTIVLPYNDVAAVEAAFAANPDTVAAVITEAAAGNMGVVAPRDGFNATLAELAHRYGALLIVDEVMTGFRAARGGWSELDPADADLYTFGKVMGGGLPAAAFGGRREIMAQLAPNGPVYQAGTLSGNPLACAAGLATLRGCTPELYAQLDSTAHTIAELADKALTGAGVPHRVSFAGTMFSVFFTDAEVRDFAGAKRQHTAAYAAFFHAMLDRGVYLPPSAFEVWFVSGAHDAAAVEQIAAALPDAARAAAALDTL